The proteins below are encoded in one region of Engystomops pustulosus chromosome 8, aEngPut4.maternal, whole genome shotgun sequence:
- the LOC140075019 gene encoding cytochrome P450 2W1-like, giving the protein MASESVTLFLLCTVVMMIMKIVISFTKRKNYNFPPGPTPLPIIGNVHLLDIRRQDLTLMELAKKYGPVFTFHFGHLKTVVLVGYEANKEALVAANYDFGHRGPIPISDDFQQNHGVIFSNGELWKVTRRFTLSILRDLGMGKKPIEARIIEELQYLNAAIQSYNGKPFDKKVLYLAAPNITFRMLFGRRFDYDNPTFQRVISIMDDIVVNTGTPAAKYYNIFPQLKKFLKEPGLVVDRINELNEILKVLFKEAKESEDAKCEDSFRTYTEAFLQKDEREVVADEKDKIFTERNLLASAFDVMLGGTETTSTTIQWAILLMMKYPHIQKRVQDEIENVIGLQRPPTWDDQKVLPYCLAMVHEVQRVANLFQYLPHLTPTDVHFRDYFIPKGTTVIPLFSSVLNDETQWETPKRFNPNHFLDTDGNFLKKDAFYPFSKGRRVCAGESLARMELFIFITGLLQKFTFTPPPGVTIEDLDLTPEVVFTMRTKSYKVCATPRQ; this is encoded by the exons ATGGCTTCAGAGTCGGTGACCCTTTTCCTTCTATGCACGGTCGTCATGATGATCATGAAGATTGTGATTAGCTTcaccaaaagaaaaaattataatttcccACCAGGACCAACCCCTCTGCCCATTATAGGTAACGTGCATCTGCTGGATATACGAAGACAAGACTTGACCTTAATGGAG CTTGCAAAGAAATATGGTCCGGTCTTCACCTTCCATTTTGGCCACTTAAAAACTGTCGTTCTGGTTGGGTACGAAGCCAATAAAGAAGCTCTGGTCGCGGCCAATTATGATTTTGGACATCGTGGTCCTATCCCTATTTCTGATGATTTTCAGCAGAATCATG GAGTGATTTTCTCCAATGGGGAATTATGGAAGGTGACACGAAGATTTACACTTTCCATATTAAGAGATCTTGGGATGGGGAAGAAACCCATTGAAGCCAGAATTATCGAGGAGCTACAGTACCTGAATGCAGCAATCCAGTCTTATAATG GTAAACCCTTTGATAAGAAAGTGTTATATCTTGCTGCTCCTAACATAACATTCCGGATGTTATTTGGAAGACGATTTGACTACGATAACCCAACGTTCCAGAGGGTGATCTCCATCATGGATGACATTGTTGTCAATACTGGTACTCCGGCTGCAAAG TACTACAATATCTTCCCACAGCTGAAGAAATTCTTGAAAGAACCCGGACTTGTTGTGGACAGGATTAATGAACTTAATGAAATTCTGAAGGTTCTCTTCAAGGAAGCAAAAGAATCTGAAGATGCCAAATGTGAAGATTCTTTTAGGACGTACACTGAGGCTTTCCTGCAGAAAGATGAAAGG gaAGTAGTAGCAGACGAAAAAGATAAAATCTTTACAGAAAGGAATTTGTTGGCTTCTGCATTTGATGTTATGCTCGGTGGGACGGAGACCACATCCACCACCATACAGTGGGCTATTCTGCTCATGATGAAATATCCTCATATACAGA AAAGAGTCCAAGATGAAATTGAAAATGTGATCGGGCTCCAGCGTCCTCCTACATGGGACGACCAGAAAGTCCTTCCATACTGCTTGGCCATGGTCCATGAAGTTCAGCGTGTTGCCAACCTCTTCCAGTATTTACCACATTTGACACCAACAGACGTCCATTTCAGAGACTATTTCATaccaaag GGCACCACAGTGATTCCCCTCTTCTCATCTGTTCTAAATGACGAAACCCAATGGGAGACTCCAAAACGATTTAACCCCAATCATTTCTTGGATACTGATGGCAACTTTTTGAAGAAAGATGCTTTTTATCCTTTCTCCAAGG gacGCAGAGTGTGCGCTGGAGAAAGCCTGGCCAGGATGGAGCTATTTATCTTCATCACAGGATTGTTGCAGAAGTTCACATTCACACCTCCACCAGGTGTGACTATAGAAGATTTGGACCTCACTCCAGAAGTGGTCTTCACCATGAGAACCAAGAGTTACAAAGTTTGTGCCACACCGAGGCAGTAG